In the genome of Actinomycetota bacterium, the window ATGCTGGCCGCCGTCGTGGAGTCGCGGCGGCTGAAGCAGACGTTCCTGCGCCTGTGCGACGTCGGCGCGGTCGGCGCGCCGATCGGGCTGTTCTTCGGCCGAGTCGCCAACTTCGTCAACGGCGAGCTGTGGGGCCGCGTCTCCGACGCGCCGTGGGCGATGGTGTTCCCCGGCGCGGGGCCGCTGCCGAGGCACCCGAGCCAGCTGTACGAGGCGCTGCTCGAGGGACTCGTCATCTTCCTCGTCATGGTGTGGCTCGCGAGGAGGAAGCGTCCCGACGGGCTCATGATCGGCTGGATGCTCTCGCTCTACGGCGTCTTCCGCATCTTCGTCGAGGCGTTC includes:
- the lgt gene encoding prolipoprotein diacylglyceryl transferase, whose translation is MLAAVVESRRLKQTFLRLCDVGAVGAPIGLFFGRVANFVNGELWGRVSDAPWAMVFPGAGPLPRHPSQLYEALLEGLVIFLVMVWLARRKRPDGLMIGWMLSLYGVFRIFVEAFREPDAQMGFLFAHTTTGQLLSVPMVLAGAWLVWRAVRAERAGA